The Haloarcula sp. H-GB4 genome segment AGCGTGAGCGAGACGACTTCGTCGACGGACTCGCACCGATTGAGCGCCTGACCGTATTTGTTCAGGTCAGCGACCTGTCTAGCAAAATCCTGTTGTTCTTCGAACGACATATCACCCACTCCTCGCAGACATTGGAACTATGTACCAATGGAGAGCGGGGCAAAAAACGGTTTCGGGGGACTCACCGGCGGAGTGAAAAATGGCAGACATATGTCGTGGGTACGCGGCCTCAGTCGAGTCGGTAGCGCAGCAGCGCCGCGACACCGCCCAGATTCGAGAGTTGCTGTCCGGGCGCAAACTCCGCGGAAAAGACGGTTACGTCACCGCCTTTTTGTTCTGTCGTTTCGATGATCTGGTCAACATCGATGTCCCAGTCGCCCTCGCCAGCCCGCTCCAGTCGGAGGCGCTCATCGAGCACGAGCAACGTCTCGATAGCGCCGTAGTCGGCCGCTTTTGCGACTTCCTCCGGGCCGTAAGCCACCTCCGATCCTGAGCCGATGCGCTCCATCAGTTCGTCGATGTAGTCCGCCTCTTCGGCGATGCGGGTCTGCTGCTGGACGTCCTCGACAGCGCCGCGTTTGAGTACTTCGTGAACGCCACGGTCGCCGACGGCAGACGTGTCTACGACGGTAATCTGTTCGGCAATGTCGGGAATCTCGTCCTGAAAGTGATCCAGTGCGTCCTGCTTGGTGAAGCCGGGGCCGGCGAGGATGTAGGCGTCCACGTCCTGACGTTTGAGGACCGACGCCAGTTCGTCAAACAGTTCCTTTCGTGGGCGGGCGTACTCCCCTTTCCCGGTCGTCGAGGTGATGGTCGCCCGCTCTTCCGTGCCGTACTGGGCGACTGTGTGGACGTGTGCTTCGCCTTCCTCCACGGTCGCAATCGCCACGTCGGGGTTCTCCGTCGCCTCGACGGCCTCTTCAAGCCGGTCGGCCTGGTCGGGCTTGAGGTGTTTCTCGACGGTGAGTTCGGTGTGTTCCTCGACGTTGAGCGTGTGGTGAAAGCCCAGCTGGTCCTCGCGGGAGCAGTCGACGATTTCACCGCCGACACGGAGGCGGTTGGCGAACTTCGCGAACTCCACGTCGGTGACTTCGATCTGAATCCACATCGGCTCGCGCTCGCCGCCTTTGTCCCGGAGATTATCGTCGTTGCGCTGGATGCGCCGCGTCGTGTCGCCGGAGACGAGGTCCCCCGGCTCGATGACATACGAGAGATGCCAGAGGTCGTCAAGGGTCTCGGGGACCACCTCGATGCGTTCTGCCCCTTCCGCGGTGGTCTCCTGACTCTGTATTTGCATACTGAAGCGTCCGCTTCATGGACACAAGTGTTCTGCCATTCGATTCGCCGGGACGCAAAATGCGGAATCGGCGTACTGTGTCGATCAGGCAACCGAGCCTGTCGCGGGCGTCTCATCGCCGGCGTCAGTGGCGGGCATATCTCGCACGGCAGTATATGTAGCAGTACGTGTGCCGTGCTGTCAGGTGTAGCCGGACAGCTCTCAGCGTCACTGCTGTTCAGCGTTGCCATCGCCGGCCGCCTGCAACCGCGCAAACGCCTCCCACGAGGGGTCTGCTCCAGGGTGTGACTGCCGAGTGCCATCGACGTACAGTCCTGAACCGTCGGTCACCTCGCCGACGACGGCCGCGGGCGTCCCACAGCCCCGAAGCGCGTCGACGACGCTATTGGCGTCCGCAGGGTCGACAGCGGCCAGCAGCGTCCCGCAACTACTGACGTGCCAGGGATCGATGTCGAGCGCGTTACAGAGATCCGTGACGCCGTCGGCGACCGGCATTGCGTCGCTGTCCACGTCGAACCGGACGCCCGCGCCGTCAGCCATCTCGATGAGCGCACCGGTGATGCCGCCCTCGGTCGCGTCGTGCATCGCCGTCACGTTTCCGGCGTTCGTCGCGGCCATGGCATCCTCGACGAGAGCGGTGTCGGCCAGCCGTTCCTGTGCGGTGGCGATTCGGTCGGGCGACAGCCCGATCTGCGCCGGGAAGAGAGTCGAAAACAGGCCCGTGACCTCCGCACCGGGGCCGGTCCCGACGACCAGTTTGTCGCCCGGTCGTGCGCCGTCCGGCCGGACGATGTCCCCGTGGGACCCGACGCCAAGCACCGTTGCGCCGCCGACCCAGGAGTAGTCAACGCCCGAATACCGGGCGGTGTGGCCGGTGACGACACTCACACCGACTTCTTCAGCCCGTCCGGCGAAGCCGTGCCACATCGCCGCCAGTTCGTCATCGGTCATCTCCGGCGGTAGCGTGAACGTCACGGAAAGATGGGTTGGTGGGATGCCGGAGACGGCAACGTCGGCCAGTACTACATCGAGTGCAAACCGACCGGCCCGCTCGAACCCCAGATCGGGGAGAACTGACAGCGGGTCAGTAGCTGTAACGAGGGCGTCGCCGCCCACGTCGATGACGCCGAAGTCAATGCCGTGGGTCGGCCCCAGCGTCACATCCTCTCGGTCCGCACCCAGTTCCGGATAGATGACGCTATCGAACAGTTCGCGGTCGATTTTTCCGAGGTCACTCATGCAGCCAGCCACCTCCGGCGCGGTGTTCCCTCTGACCCGACATGGTCAGTCCTCAGTCATTCGACTACCGCCAGGCGGCAAGAACTCCTGTATCTGGTCCGGGCTGGCGACCTTACGGACGAACGACTCGTCGGCGAAGCGGGACCTGAACTCCCGGTACAGGCGCTTGGCGATGTCGTTCTGCGCGAACTGTCCCGGTTCGACGGTGATGCTGGTCGCGGCCTGTCCCTCGATAGCCGCGGGTGGGCCGCCGATGACTCGCGTCTCGTCGTCGCAGGTGATGCCGACGGCGACGCCGGCCGGCGTGCCCTCAAAGTACGTCCGGTCGCCGCGGACGGCGAAGCCGCCCTTCTCCAGGTACTCGCCGCTTTCCGGCGTCTTCGACACCTGATCGGGGTCGACCATGTACACGTCGCCGGCGAACTTCCCGTCTTTCCAGACCGAGGAATACGAAACCGCGAACTTCGCGGCCTGGTCCAGTGACGACTGCGGGAACTCCACCTCCTTGGACGGCTCGCTGGGGCCGGTCGCTTTGAGTACCGTGACCGGGCCACCGTGAGCCTGGGCGTGGAAGAACTTGTCACCGCCCTCCAGATACTTCTGGACGAGTTCCTCGTTGTCATCTGCGTCCCGACCGCCGATGACGAGGAAGCCGTCTGAGGTGTGGAACCAGCGGAACTGCTCGTACCAGCGTTCAGTCGACCGGGTGGGGATGGACTGCATCGAGAGCCAGTCCGTCGGTTCGTCCTCGCCCTCGTCCTCGTCGGTCTCGTCTTCGCCGTCGTCGGCCTCCCACTCGTCCCGCCGCTCTTTGACCGCTTCGAGGTCCTCACGGGTGTTCTCGATAGCGGCGAGCGCGCCCTCCTTCTTTTCCTCGATGCGTTTGGCCTCTTTGTACAGTTCGTCGGCGTTCTTCTCGACGCCGGTGAAGGCGTCCACTGTGACCCGCGTGCCGTCAATGTCGAGGGTCACCGTCCCCTCGCTCCCGTCGAGAGAGACGACCGCCTCGGCAGCCGCGATGCCGCGGTCGGCTCCCTCGTCGAACTTCGCCTCGATGTCGTCCCAGGACACGTCGTCCTCGCGGGCGGCCTGAACCGTCGAGAGCACGTCGTCGACGAGGTCGTAGTTGGCGTACAGCAGTTCGGCCTTCTCCCGCTCGGCCTCGGCGTCGGCCTCGAAGTCCTCGATAGCCTGTTCCTGCTGCTGGATGATTCGTTTCTGTTTCTCGATCTCGGCCTCGAAGTCCGGGCGCTGTGTTTCGCCGCCCTCGACTTCCTCCTCCCGCTGGAAATTGAAGAAGTAGTCGTCCAGCGCGGAGTTGAACTCCGTGAAGGATTCGCTGTAGAGTTCCTCGTACTCCGACAGCGGAATCGGGGTCACGTCGACGCGCCGCCGGTCCGGGTCCTCGTCGGTCTCACCGCCGCTTGCCCCGTCACCGTCATCGAGCGTCTCGTAGTACACCCGCGGGTCGACGTTCCCCTCACGCAGGCGCGTCCCCATTTCGTCGATGAGTTCGTACAGCCGCTCGAAGTCGGACTCCTCGAGGTCGTCGACGGCGACGTTGTAGTCAATACCGGCGCGGGTACACAGCTCCTCACCGTAGAGACCGCCGAAGTTCAGTTGCGTCGCCAGCGTCCGGACGAGGTCGGCGTCGGATTCCTTGATACGGGCGACGAAGCCGTCGTAATCGACGGTCATCGGGTTGAACCGCGCCGACGGGAACTCGTAGGGCGTCCCGGGTGCAACGGTGCGGGATTTGAGCCGAACCGTCTCCAGACAGTCGATGACCTCGCCGTATTCGTCCAACACGGCAACGTTGCCGTCGCCGAACAGTTCTGCAACGATAGTCGTCGACGCGTCCTCGCGGTCGAACTCCAGTTCGATGATGCGGTCGAACTCGAACTGCTCGACGCGGACGAGGTCAGCGCCCGACAGTCGGTTCCGGAGCATCATCGCGAAATCCGGCGGCCGACCCGGCGCGTCGGGGACGTGGCTCTGGTCAGCAACGTGGGCGCGCTTGACATCACCGACCTCGATGAGGAACTCGACGCGCCCGCGGTCGAAGTCCCGGAGCTTCAGTCTGACGAGGTCGTCCTCGGGGTAAAGGTACGCCTTGTCGAGCTTCGCGCCCTCGTAGCCGGCGAGTTCGCCCTCAAGCGCGGCAAGGTCGACGCTCGTCAGTTCCCGCTTGTGGTCCATGTCGGTGGCTGTCGGCGGGCACCCAAAGGCGTTCCGTTACCCGCTGTCGGCGATTTCCTCGCCCGTCTCCAGCCCGTTCCGGAGCGCCGCGTGGAGTCGCCCCTCGCCGGCCACCCAGTCGCCGGCAAAGTGCAGGTCGTGCTCGGCCGCACACGACAGCAAGTCGTGGTCAACGTCGCCTTCGGGCTGAGAGTAGCGCCAGTGCTGATGGTCGGTCCAGTCGGGGTCGGCTAGCCGGTCGTCGTCCAGCAATCGGGCCGTCCGCGATGCGATGTCGTCGATGAGCGTGTCGGGGTGTTCGTCGTAGTTCGCAATCGACCACGGCTCGTTCATCTGGACCAGCAGCAGGGACTCGCCGTCGGGGACGTGGCCGTCTTTGCACTCTTCGCGGCCGATCCAGCCAATGTCGTGGTCCTTGTCACTGTTGACCGCGGCGTACCACGGCACGTCGAGTTCGAAGGGGTAGTGCAACACGCCGGCGATGACCGTTCGATAAGGGACCGTGGCGACCTCCTGCCGAAGCTCCCGGCAGTCGTCGTGGTCCCACCGCGACTGTCCCAGCAGGTCAGCCGTCTGGGGGGCCGGCGGTGTCAGCAGCGCAGCATCGAAGTATCCAAGATCCGCCCCCTCATCGTCCTCAAGCCGCCAGCCGTCGCGCTGTCGCTCCAGACGCTCGACCCGTACGCCGTTCTCCACGTCGGCGTCGGCCTCGTTGAACAGCCGCTTTGCAACCTGCGTAATGCCCGCCTCGTACGTCCATTTGTGTTCGTCAGCATCTCGACCGGTGTCGATATCGCCGGTCCTGTCGAACGCGTAGACCGGTTCCTCGATATCGACGAGTCCCTCGGTCGGGAGGGACTCTGTGACCAGTTCCGTCACGCGACCGTCGTCGGCCTTGAGATAATTCGCCCCGTACTCGTACGTACAGTCACCATGCCGCCGAGTCGCGGCGCGCCCGCAGACGCCGCGGCTCTTCTCGAACACTGTTACGTCGACGTCCGCGTCGTGGAGCGCGTACGTTGCCGCTGCACCGGCACCACCGGCACCGACGACTGCGAGGTTACGAGCCATACTTGCTCGTCGGACGGTACGAGTAAAAATCCACCACACAACCAGTTCGGACCACCCGCCCGGGGCCCGATTCAGCGGCCCCGCTGGCGTCGGACGCTCCGACGCGTCCAGCCGATGACGACGAGTATCGCGACACCGACGCCCACCTGTGAAAGTGTGAATCCGGGGCCCTGTGCCGCAGTCGTTTCCCGGTCGCCGCCGTCAGTGACCGAAACGGATTGGTTCTCTACTCTGAGTGAGCCCGCTGTCTCGCCGTTGACTCGAACGGTTCCATCGACCGCCTCGAACTCAGTCTCGACGAGTGCCTCTTCCTCGGGGTCGAGTGCCACTCGGTCCGTTGCCACCGGTTTGCCGTCGACCGTCACAGTCAGTGTCTCGTTAATCGGCCGCGAACCGGCGTTCGTTACTGTCGTTCGCACAGTCGTATTGAACCCGGACCGCACCCAGTCAGCCGACAGTGACGCCTTCCTGACCTGCAAGTCGGCGTTTCCCTGCCCCGCGAGAGCGGAGCCTCCATCGGTACCCGTTTCCGTCCCGAATCCAGCGGTTTCGTTTCCGATGCCGGTCGTGTTGCCGGGAGGCGCGCCACCGCCTGCTGTTCCGTTCTGCGTGGTTGCGTTCACGCCCTCGGTCGGCGTCCGACTTTCATTCCTATCCGACTCCGTGAGATTGTCATCAATTCCACTGTCGGACTGAGAGTCGTCGCTATTATCGGAGTCATCAGAGTCGTCGGAACCGCCTGAATCGTTCGAACCACCACCATTGGTATCGCTGTCGTCGTCGGAGTTGTCATCTGAGTCGTCGGTGTCGGCAGCACCGACATTGTCATCTGTTTCAGTTGCGTTCTGTGTCCCGTTTTCAGTCCCCTCGCTGTCGGTTGGTTGTTCAGTCCCTTCACCCTCAGTCGGCTCCTCGGTCTCTTCACTGTCGGTCGGCTCCTCGGTCTCTTCACTGTCGGTCGGCTCCTCGGTCTCTTCACTGTCGGTCGGCTCCTCGGTCTCTTCACTGTCGGTCGGCTCCTCGGTCTCCTCGCTGTCGGTCGGTTCTTCCGTTTCCTCGCTGTCGGTCGGCTCTTCCGTTTCCTCGCTGTCGGTCGGTTCTTCCGTTTCCTTGCTGTCGGTTGGTTCCTCGGTCTCCTCGCTGTCGGTTGGTTCCTCGGTCTCCACGCTGTCAGTTGGTTCTTCAGTTTCCTCACCGTCCGTCGGTTCTTCGGTCTCTTCACTGCCGGTCGGTTCTTCAGTCCGAGTCTGTGTCTCGGTATTTTCTCTTTCTGTGGGGTCCTCAGTTTGCGTCGGCTCCTCCGTTTCTTCGGTTTCCGTCGATTCCTCCGTTTCCTCGATCTCAGTCGAGGGTTCTGTCGCTGCACTCTCCGTGGGTTCCTCCGTCTGGCCGCTTTCAGTCGGGCCCTCCGTTTCTTCCGATTCAGTTTGGGCCTGTTCGGTTGACGTCTGTTGGTCCTCCGCAGTCTGCTCGCCGCCCTCCGGTGTATCCGTCTCGTTCACCTGTCCAAGTAGTCCCCCGGAGTCGGTCTGAAAAATAGGTTCGACTGTGCCTACTCCGGCGTCCGATACACTGTTCTGGGAGCCGGCATCGGACGCAACCACGCTACCGACGGCGAATGCGGACGCGAGCGCAGCGGTACCGAAAACGATAGTGACCGCAGTGAAGAGTGTCTTTGCCTCGCTCATACAGGGAGGTATGCGAGTAAAGGATTAGTTACCCAGCTGCCAAATCCTCGGTAAGCTCCTCCTTCATGCACAGCTGAGGTAGCGAGGCCGGATGCCCTGCCATCCACATGGGTACTACACCCGACGACGGACGCGGACAAGACCGGCGATCAGCGCCAGCGCGAGTGCGACTAGCTGGACGGTGAATCCCGGGCCAGATGCTGCGACCGTTTCGGCGGCTGGCTCTGCGCCGCCACCGCTTTCACCAGTCTCGTCAGTCCCGGACCCACCCGTGCTCTGGGCGGTAGTCGAGCCGACACGCAGGTCACCGGCACTGACGCCGTTGACTGCTACTGCGCCGTTGACAGCCTCGAACTCTATTGTCACAGTAGTCTGTTCGCCGGCGTTAAGCCGGACCGTCCGAGAAGCGACCGAGTCGCCGTCAACAGTAACCGTCAGCGTCTGTTCGACGGTTTCGTTGGTCGGGTTCTCGACTGTCGCCCGCGCCGACGTGTTGAACCCGGACCTGACCCAGTCAGCCATCAGGGACGCATCAGCAACGGTGAGTTCTGCGGGTGTCGGAGTCGATGTATCCGTATTCGAAGAGTCGGATACCTTCGGAGTGGACGCATTAGCGGCCGGGGAAACGACAGCGATAGTTGATAAATTGGACGCCGTCGCCCGAATGGACCTGTTCGTCGCATCGACAGTACTGGGTAGCTGACTCCAAGACCCGTTGTGGTACTGGAACACCCGGACAGCGTCCATCGACCCGTTGGCCGGAAGCGCCGATTCGTTTAGCCGTAGGGTGTACGTCGCCCGGCTGATAGCAGACGCATTTGCGCCGGAGGTGACGGTCACGTATCCGCGCACGCCATCTTCCTGAACCGCAGCCATATCGTTTGGCGTGGCGTGTGGGCCGAGCAGCGTCGCATTGAACCCATTGCTTTCGTTGGTCACGTTAAGCGAGAGTTCAGAGAGGGTAAACGCCGGCGCGGTCTCGGACGGACCGGAGCGGTTCAGCGACTGGGTGACCGTCGAGTTCGCGGCGTCGGCAGTCACTTGGACAGTGACTCCGTTGTCGATCTGTGACTGTGAGATGGAGGGAGCCTCTGCGCCGCCGCCGTTGTCGGTCTCATCTGAGTCGTCATTGGAACTGAATCCGCCGCCACCGCCTCCGCCACCGCCGCCGCCTCCGCCACCACCACCACCGCC includes the following:
- a CDS encoding mRNA surveillance protein pelota, with translation MQIQSQETTAEGAERIEVVPETLDDLWHLSYVIEPGDLVSGDTTRRIQRNDDNLRDKGGEREPMWIQIEVTDVEFAKFANRLRVGGEIVDCSREDQLGFHHTLNVEEHTELTVEKHLKPDQADRLEEAVEATENPDVAIATVEEGEAHVHTVAQYGTEERATITSTTGKGEYARPRKELFDELASVLKRQDVDAYILAGPGFTKQDALDHFQDEIPDIAEQITVVDTSAVGDRGVHEVLKRGAVEDVQQQTRIAEEADYIDELMERIGSGSEVAYGPEEVAKAADYGAIETLLVLDERLRLERAGEGDWDIDVDQIIETTEQKGGDVTVFSAEFAPGQQLSNLGGVAALLRYRLD
- a CDS encoding NAD(P)/FAD-dependent oxidoreductase, whose translation is MARNLAVVGAGGAGAAATYALHDADVDVTVFEKSRGVCGRAATRRHGDCTYEYGANYLKADDGRVTELVTESLPTEGLVDIEEPVYAFDRTGDIDTGRDADEHKWTYEAGITQVAKRLFNEADADVENGVRVERLERQRDGWRLEDDEGADLGYFDAALLTPPAPQTADLLGQSRWDHDDCRELRQEVATVPYRTVIAGVLHYPFELDVPWYAAVNSDKDHDIGWIGREECKDGHVPDGESLLLVQMNEPWSIANYDEHPDTLIDDIASRTARLLDDDRLADPDWTDHQHWRYSQPEGDVDHDLLSCAAEHDLHFAGDWVAGEGRLHAALRNGLETGEEIADSG
- a CDS encoding AIR synthase family protein codes for the protein MSDLGKIDRELFDSVIYPELGADREDVTLGPTHGIDFGVIDVGGDALVTATDPLSVLPDLGFERAGRFALDVVLADVAVSGIPPTHLSVTFTLPPEMTDDELAAMWHGFAGRAEEVGVSVVTGHTARYSGVDYSWVGGATVLGVGSHGDIVRPDGARPGDKLVVGTGPGAEVTGLFSTLFPAQIGLSPDRIATAQERLADTALVEDAMAATNAGNVTAMHDATEGGITGALIEMADGAGVRFDVDSDAMPVADGVTDLCNALDIDPWHVSSCGTLLAAVDPADANSVVDALRGCGTPAAVVGEVTDGSGLYVDGTRQSHPGADPSWEAFARLQAAGDGNAEQQ
- the rqcH gene encoding ribosome rescue protein RqcH, giving the protein MDHKRELTSVDLAALEGELAGYEGAKLDKAYLYPEDDLVRLKLRDFDRGRVEFLIEVGDVKRAHVADQSHVPDAPGRPPDFAMMLRNRLSGADLVRVEQFEFDRIIELEFDREDASTTIVAELFGDGNVAVLDEYGEVIDCLETVRLKSRTVAPGTPYEFPSARFNPMTVDYDGFVARIKESDADLVRTLATQLNFGGLYGEELCTRAGIDYNVAVDDLEESDFERLYELIDEMGTRLREGNVDPRVYYETLDDGDGASGGETDEDPDRRRVDVTPIPLSEYEELYSESFTEFNSALDDYFFNFQREEEVEGGETQRPDFEAEIEKQKRIIQQQEQAIEDFEADAEAEREKAELLYANYDLVDDVLSTVQAAREDDVSWDDIEAKFDEGADRGIAAAEAVVSLDGSEGTVTLDIDGTRVTVDAFTGVEKNADELYKEAKRIEEKKEGALAAIENTREDLEAVKERRDEWEADDGEDETDEDEGEDEPTDWLSMQSIPTRSTERWYEQFRWFHTSDGFLVIGGRDADDNEELVQKYLEGGDKFFHAQAHGGPVTVLKATGPSEPSKEVEFPQSSLDQAAKFAVSYSSVWKDGKFAGDVYMVDPDQVSKTPESGEYLEKGGFAVRGDRTYFEGTPAGVAVGITCDDETRVIGGPPAAIEGQAATSITVEPGQFAQNDIAKRLYREFRSRFADESFVRKVASPDQIQEFLPPGGSRMTED